ACAGGTCGACCACCACGAAGCCCTCGTCTGCCGCATCGCCCCACAGGTCTTTGGTGTGGAACTCGACATGGTAGGTGGGCTGATGCGCCGCACTCGTATCGCCATGGCCTATGGCGTCCGGGAATGGCCATTTTTCTGATGTGCGATGCAATACCACGCCTTGCTTGCCGCGCACGTAGGCCGGCATGCGGATATGCCCGGCCACGTATTCGTCCCGCACCACCACTCGGTCGCCGACCTCAAAGGGGGCGCGACCGGTGATCGCCGCTCGACCTTGAGCGTGCGCCGGGTTCGCCAGCTTGAAGTGCGAACCCAGCGCCTGGTCGAGTTCAGCCTGGGTGATGACACCGGTTTCGACCAGCAGGGTGGCGGTCGCGATAACGTAGCGTTCGTAGTACTGGGTGCCGACATGTTGGCGAACATCCAGGCGTTCGACGGCGTGACGCACTTCGTCCACGCTGAACTTTTTCAAGTGATCGGCACCGATAAACATCAAGCTGTAGGCCAGGTGCTCCCAGTCCTGCTTGAACACCTGTTTGTAACTCAGGCTATTGATGGTGTGAGGGACTTTGCCAAAGCCTTGGAAACCGCCGAGATCGTGAAAGCCATCCATAATAGAAACTCCGGGAATTGAACGAAGATGCGCTGTTTTTCAGTCAGCGCGGGGCAGGGCGACGCCAATCAGCACGTCTTTGGTCACCAGTGCCTGAAGCTGCTCCTCACTCATGTGCTCGCTGCCTTCAGGCCTTAGCGGCAACACCAGATAGCGGGTTTCGGCGCTGGTATCCCAAACCTTGACCACCACGTCACTGGGCAACTCGGTGCCCAGTTCGCGCAGTACGGTGCGGCCCTCCCGGACCAGGCGGGCACGGAACTCGAAGCCCTTGTACCACTCAGGTGGCAGGCCGAGCACAGGCCAATTGGTGCAGGAGCACAGGCTGCAGACAATGACGTTCTTAACCTCAGGCGTATCTTCCAGGGCGACGATGTATTCGCCCTGCGGGCCGGTATAGCCGAACTGGGCGCATGCAGCGGTGCCGTCCTTGAGTAACTGCGCCCGGAACTGCGGGTCGACCCAGGCCTTGGCGACCACGCGGGCGCCGTTTTGAGGGCTCCAGCCGTGTTCCATCAATTGCGTGAGCTGCTCGACGTAGCCCTGCGGGATGAGTTCCTTGCTCTTGAGCACTTGAAACAATGCCCAGGCCCGTTCACCGGGGGTTGAAGTGCTCGCAGGCGTAGAAGTGGATGCACTCATGGGGTATCTCCTATCAGTCAACGCGGTTGTGGTGTGATTGAAACGTGCCGGTCTTTGTTATTGTTTTTCAGGTAAGCCACTCAGAGCGTGCGCCAGTCCGCCGAGGCCTCAAATGCTGCCGCTGCTTGGTAAATCGTGCCTTCGCCATAGTGTTTGGCGACGAGCATCAACCCCACGGGAAGGCCGTCTACCAGGCCGCAAGGGATCGACATGGCCGGATGCCCGGTGATGTCTTGTGGCGCTGTGTTGCCGATCATTTCCAGTGCCCGCGCCACGTATTCGCTGATCGAACAGCCTGCGGCCGGGTGGGGTTGGGCCGTGATGGGAGTGGTTGGCATCACCAGCAGGTCATAGGTCTGCAGCGCCTTGTCATAGCTTTGCCGGGCAAAGCGGGCGAGGTTTTGTGCCTTGGCGTAGTAACGCCCGTTGTAGTGGTTCAGTCCGTATTGGCCGACGAACATGCACAGCTTGAGCGATGCGGATAATTGGTCGGCCTGCTCGCGCCAACCGGCTTGTTTGTCCAGCAGGCCGACGTCGTACAGGCCTTTCCAGTTAAAGCCTGCGCCGTTGCCATGCATCATTTGCATGGTCAAGCCTTCGCAACCGATGGGGTGCCACAGTGCCCCGGCCAAGTCGTGTTCGGGAATGGATACTGGCTCGATATGCGCACCCAACGCCTCAAGGCGGGCGATAGCCTCACGCACCTTGTCCGCCACACGGGCATCCTGGTTGGCCAGCGCGAATCCCTCCTGCAGCACACCAATTCTGAGTCCGCTCACCCCCCGTTCCAGGTAGCTGCAATAGTCATCGACCTGAGGCGCCGCCTGGCGCGGGTCGAGACCATCGGAACCGGCCATGGCCTGCAGCATCAGCGCGTTGTCGCGCACGTTGGCGGTGATGGGGCCGACATGATCGATGGTGGCTTCAATCGCCATGATGCCGGTGTAGGGCACCAAGCCATGGGTCGGCTTCATGCCGTAGGTCCCGCAGAACGCCGATGGGATGCGTATGGAGCCGCCCTGGTCACCGCCTACGGCGATATCCACTTCGCCGGCGGCGACCAGTGCGGCACTACCCGACGACGAGCCGCCCGCGGCATAACCGTGGCGATGGGGGTTGTGCACCGGGGCGGGATCGGAAGTGTGGCTGCCGCCCGACAGGCAGTAGTGCTCGCACGTGGCTTTGCCGAGGATGGTTGCGCCGGCATTGAGCAAACGCGTGACCACGGTGGCATCAAAACCCGGCACAAAACCTTCCAGCGGTGCGGCACCGTTCATCATTGGCACGCCGGCCAAGGAGACGTTGTCTTTGAGCGCGACGGTTTTGCCCGCCAGCAGGCCGTCGCGGGCGCCATTGACTTCGGTGCGGTAATACCAGGCATTGAGCGGGTTCTCCCTGTTCGAGGGGCGATAGCCCGCACTGCGGTCGTAACGGATGGGGGGCACGAAATCACACAGCTCGTCGACCAGGTCGTATGCATCGAAACTCGATTGCATCAGCTCCAGGTAGGACGCTGCCTGCTCGTGGGTCAACTGCATGTTCAACTGCGCCGCGATGGCTAGCAGTTGATCAAGTGTGGGACGAATAATGGCCATGGTTTTCCTGTCTTTTATCAGTTCAGTCCGGGTAGCAATAGCGACCAAATTAGGCTTCTATTGCCGCATGCGCATGGTTGAGCAGGACACTCATTTGGCTGAGAAAGACATCGGGACTCAGAACACTTTCAACACGCGCAGATTCAAGCGCGCGCCTTCCTTGAAGCCTTGCTCAACCTCGATGTCCTTGCCCAGCTGGGCCTGGATCTGCAGGGTTGGGTCGATGAAATGAGTGACCGTGAAGCGGGCGTAGGAGGTCGAGACACCATCGTGCTGGTCAACACCGTCCACGGTGGTCGCGGCCCCGCTGACGTAACCCCCGCCGAGTGCGAATGTGGTGCTTGGCGTCCAGTTGTAGCGCACGGCCGCCTGGTACTCGTAGCGCGTGTTTTCTTCGAGTTTTGCGCGGGTGGCGCCAAAGTCGTTATTGGCCGAGACCCAGGACACGTCGGCGACGGTGTCCAACGCCCACTGAGCGGAGAAGTGGTGGATATAGGCCGCTTGCAACGTCGCCCGCCAGCGGTTCTCGCCCAGGTTCAAGCCATCGTTTTTGTTGTAGCTGCCGACGGGGATGTAGAGGTAAGGGGCGATGGCAAACACATCTTTGTTTGCGGTAGGTAATGTCCACTTCAGAGGGGCGGTGATGATCGGGTCACCCACGCCATGGGTGTGGCCCAGCGCGCCGACATCGCCCGAGGCGTTCATATAGCCGAACGGCAGCAGAATCTGCGGTTCCCATGAAAGGTTCTCGGAAACCCCTATGGCATGGATATAACGCAGGATGCCCACGTCGGAGCTGAGCTTGGCATTGTCGGAGGTTCGATGGCCGTTGCGATAAAGATCGGACCTGTCGGCGTGTTGGTAGTAAAACAGCACGGCATCGGCCCCTGCGGGCAGCGGTTCGAAATCCCCCGGCGATACTTCAAGGGCCTGGCTTTTTGCAAACGGCAACATCCCCAGTACAAGTACGAGTCGACTCAGTTTCATGGTCGCTCTCCTTGCGCGACAGCAGCATCGCGTAGCATTCCGGTGTGCGGGTGGCAGTTGATGTACTCGAAGATCTGGCTTTTGGCGTCCGATACCGACACTTCGTGGTACAGCCGCAACTTCTGCAAGCCCGCGGCCACGCGGAAGAACGTCACGAAGATACGCAGGTGGGTGGGGTGGGATTCGGCCCAGCGTTCGAGTTTCTCCACCGAGCGCCAGTGACCGATGTTGTAGCTGACGTCGAGAAAGTTGCCGTCCAGGTCGATATTGCGCACGAACCGGTTGCTGTAGCAGCCCAGCGCTTGGCCGTTCTCACGCAGGAAGTCCATGCCGTCTTGCAACGTCGGCAGGATCTCGTCGAGGTACAGTGAGCGTTCGTCCGCCTCGGCGTCGGCCCAGTCCTGGCCGGAACGAATCAGCGTGAGGTTGTCATGCCCCAGTACCACGACCCGTCCGCCTTTGGCAGGATCACCGGCGATCACTTGCAGCTCGCTCGTTGGCTTCATCCAGTCCGTTTGCGAGATTGGGAAACGGTCGCGCATCGAACCCCAGTAACCGTGCTCTTCGATTTCGCCGCTGGTTGTATCCATGACTGCGCCGACACCGGGCAGGTTGTCCTGGAAGGCGTAGAGTGTTTCGAACTGCTCAGCACGCGGTGCGCTGATTTCACGGAAATAGCCCAGGCCGTCGTTGAGCCTGTCCTGTGACGTCCACCAGTCGTTCACCGGCGCACAGCGCAACCAGCGGCAGTGGGCCGCCGGGCTCTTCCAGTAGCCGACCACTATCAAGTTATCAAAGCCGCTGCTGTCGGTGTGGTGGGTCAAATCATGGGTCTGTGGACCATCGGCCAGGTCGAAACTGGCGACGATGTGCCGCATGGCCTGGAGTGCCGCTGCGCGCTGCGCCTCGCCTCGATACTGCACGCCGAGGTAGGCCATCACCACTTGTTCCAGCTGCTCGTCGGCGCGTGCGACCCACATCGGGAACGGCGGTTGATACTCGTCGGGTACACGGCGCGATAGGGTGCGTGGGCATTTGAGATGTGTGTCGATTGCAGATTCCATCTTGAGCTCCTCGTTATGGTTCAGGCCTACGGTTGGGCTTCAGTGCTTGCTTGATTGACCGCGCTTGGCGATCTGGCGTCGGTGCAGCAGCTTCATGGACCCCCACTCAATCAACCAACAAGCCGACTCTTCGGGGGCCAGATCGCGCCTGTGCAAAAGCCAGGAGGAATCAGCCAATCGTTGTGAATAGTCTCGATGCATGGCGTGCCTCATCAGCGGGGGGTAGGGCTGCTGTGAGGAGAAAACTAGGCGTGACGGCGAGGGGCCGCTTGGTTCGTCGAGACAACCGCTTGGTTGGAAAAGACAACGCCGCAATGGGCGCCACAGCGGTGATCCGCGTTGGTGCGCCAGCCTCCAACGCTCAGGGTTCTGTGCCTCTTAATGGTGACAGTGAGGGGGCAGGGCGCCGCGATGCACACGTGAGCGCGACCCTGAATGTGCTTGGCCTGTTAATTGCTAGCGCTGACACGCCGGTTACACTTTTTCCAGCGCTTACTGCATTGCTGTACCGAGGCCAGTGCCATGAATCCAAGCACTCAATATTCAACCCTTGCCGTTGCTGCACCACGTCGCTTTGATTACTGGAAAGAAGTGGTCTGCCGCCACTGCCTGGCGGCCGATAGCAAACCCTTGTCCCAGAGCAGTTTCGATGGCGCGCTGGCGATCAACAGCCTGGGCGGTCTGGACATCTGTTCACTGTCATCGCCACTGCATTATTGGGAACGCTCCGAACGGCATCTGCGCAGCGGTCCCGCCGAAGATTTATGGTTGGGTTTCGTGCGAAATGGCCATGGCCAGATTGAACAGGGCGCAAGAAAAGCCAGCCTGGCAGTTGGCAATTTGTTTCTTTATGACGCAACTCAAGCGTTCCGATTCAGCTTCGGTGGTACCGAAAACCACCTGGTCCGTATTCCGCGAGCATTGCTGACCGAACGCCTGCCGCGTATTGCGGAATACACCGCGATGGTCCTCGACGACCGCAGGCCAGGGGTGATTCCTTTGCGCGAAATGTTGCGCCAGGCGGCGAGCGCCCCGGCATCGTTGCAGGATGATTCCATCTCCAATCGTTATTCAGAGGCGTTGCTCGACCTGCTGGTAATCAGCCTGGAGCTCCAGGACCTGAAGGCTACCCACCAGGAGCTGGACCTCTATGGCCGCATCATGCAGTACATTCAACGGCACTTGACCGAGCCGGACCTGTCGATTGAAGTCATCGCCCAGGCCCACAATGTGTCCACCCGCACCGTCACGCGGGCCTTTGCGCGTTACCAGAAAACCCCCGTTGCAGAGATTTGGAAGGAACGCCTGAATGCTAGCCGTGAAGCGATCGAGCGCGGCCAGGTGCGCAGTGTCTCCGAGGCGGCGCTGGACTTCGGGTTTTCTGATTTCTCCCATTTCAGCCATGCGTTTCGCAAGGCGTTCGGTGTGGCGCCGAATACGCTTTTACGCCGCGATTGAAACTGCCAGACACTGACAATTATCCTGTGGCAAGCCCGCTCGCCACGGCCACAGGCATTAAAACTCGGTAATGACCGTTACTCCAGCCGTCTCGAACCGGTCCATATTGGTCAGCGCGTCGATAGACTGCTCCAGGCTGATGGTCTTACCCACGAGTTTTTCAGGCGCCAGCTTGCCTGAGGTGATCATCTCGATCATTGCCCCATAGCGATGCGCTTGCATCCCGTGGCTACCGTAGATTTCAAGTTCGTGCGCGATAACCTTGCTCATGGGGATTGCCGGCGTGGCGTGATCAGCCAGCATCAGCCCCACCTGGACGTGCTTGCCGCGACGGCGCAGGTTGCTGATGGAGTTGAAACACGTGGTTGGGTGACCCAATGCGTCCAGCGATACGTGGGCACCGCCCTGGGTGATTTCCAGCACGGCTTCGGTGACGTTCGCGACGCACTGGGCATTCAGGGTGGCGACAGCGCCGAGTACGCGTGCCAGGTCGAGTTTATCCTGGGAAATATCGATGGCGATCACGTTCGCGCCGATGGCGTGGGCGATCATCACCGCAGACAGACCTACTCCGCCGCAACCGTGAACCGCGACCCATTGACCGGCGCTGACTT
The Pseudomonas hygromyciniae genome window above contains:
- the nthB gene encoding nitrile hydratase subunit beta, giving the protein MDGFHDLGGFQGFGKVPHTINSLSYKQVFKQDWEHLAYSLMFIGADHLKKFSVDEVRHAVERLDVRQHVGTQYYERYVIATATLLVETGVITQAELDQALGSHFKLANPAHAQGRAAITGRAPFEVGDRVVVRDEYVAGHIRMPAYVRGKQGVVLHRTSEKWPFPDAIGHGDTSAAHQPTYHVEFHTKDLWGDAADEGFVVVDLFESYLDHAQGNRAVKV
- the nthA gene encoding nitrile hydratase subunit alpha, whose product is MSASTSTPASTSTPGERAWALFQVLKSKELIPQGYVEQLTQLMEHGWSPQNGARVVAKAWVDPQFRAQLLKDGTAACAQFGYTGPQGEYIVALEDTPEVKNVIVCSLCSCTNWPVLGLPPEWYKGFEFRARLVREGRTVLRELGTELPSDVVVKVWDTSAETRYLVLPLRPEGSEHMSEEQLQALVTKDVLIGVALPRAD
- a CDS encoding amidase yields the protein MAIIRPTLDQLLAIAAQLNMQLTHEQAASYLELMQSSFDAYDLVDELCDFVPPIRYDRSAGYRPSNRENPLNAWYYRTEVNGARDGLLAGKTVALKDNVSLAGVPMMNGAAPLEGFVPGFDATVVTRLLNAGATILGKATCEHYCLSGGSHTSDPAPVHNPHRHGYAAGGSSSGSAALVAAGEVDIAVGGDQGGSIRIPSAFCGTYGMKPTHGLVPYTGIMAIEATIDHVGPITANVRDNALMLQAMAGSDGLDPRQAAPQVDDYCSYLERGVSGLRIGVLQEGFALANQDARVADKVREAIARLEALGAHIEPVSIPEHDLAGALWHPIGCEGLTMQMMHGNGAGFNWKGLYDVGLLDKQAGWREQADQLSASLKLCMFVGQYGLNHYNGRYYAKAQNLARFARQSYDKALQTYDLLVMPTTPITAQPHPAAGCSISEYVARALEMIGNTAPQDITGHPAMSIPCGLVDGLPVGLMLVAKHYGEGTIYQAAAAFEASADWRTL
- a CDS encoding transporter encodes the protein MKLSRLVLVLGMLPFAKSQALEVSPGDFEPLPAGADAVLFYYQHADRSDLYRNGHRTSDNAKLSSDVGILRYIHAIGVSENLSWEPQILLPFGYMNASGDVGALGHTHGVGDPIITAPLKWTLPTANKDVFAIAPYLYIPVGSYNKNDGLNLGENRWRATLQAAYIHHFSAQWALDTVADVSWVSANNDFGATRAKLEENTRYEYQAAVRYNWTPSTTFALGGGYVSGAATTVDGVDQHDGVSTSYARFTVTHFIDPTLQIQAQLGKDIEVEQGFKEGARLNLRVLKVF
- the oxdA gene encoding aliphatic aldoxime dehydratase, which gives rise to MESAIDTHLKCPRTLSRRVPDEYQPPFPMWVARADEQLEQVVMAYLGVQYRGEAQRAAALQAMRHIVASFDLADGPQTHDLTHHTDSSGFDNLIVVGYWKSPAAHCRWLRCAPVNDWWTSQDRLNDGLGYFREISAPRAEQFETLYAFQDNLPGVGAVMDTTSGEIEEHGYWGSMRDRFPISQTDWMKPTSELQVIAGDPAKGGRVVVLGHDNLTLIRSGQDWADAEADERSLYLDEILPTLQDGMDFLRENGQALGCYSNRFVRNIDLDGNFLDVSYNIGHWRSVEKLERWAESHPTHLRIFVTFFRVAAGLQKLRLYHEVSVSDAKSQIFEYINCHPHTGMLRDAAVAQGERP
- a CDS encoding AraC-like ligand-binding domain-containing protein — protein: MNPSTQYSTLAVAAPRRFDYWKEVVCRHCLAADSKPLSQSSFDGALAINSLGGLDICSLSSPLHYWERSERHLRSGPAEDLWLGFVRNGHGQIEQGARKASLAVGNLFLYDATQAFRFSFGGTENHLVRIPRALLTERLPRIAEYTAMVLDDRRPGVIPLREMLRQAASAPASLQDDSISNRYSEALLDLLVISLELQDLKATHQELDLYGRIMQYIQRHLTEPDLSIEVIAQAHNVSTRTVTRAFARYQKTPVAEIWKERLNASREAIERGQVRSVSEAALDFGFSDFSHFSHAFRKAFGVAPNTLLRRD
- a CDS encoding zinc-dependent alcohol dehydrogenase family protein, with the protein product MKAVVYEAFAKPPRLMNVADPSAQRHGVVIQVLGTGVCRSDWHGWKGHDPDIELPHVPGHELAGIVAEVGNDVTRWKVGDRVTVPFVGGCGACAECNSGNQQVCHTQFQPGFTHWGSFAEYVGIHQADLNLVALPESMDFATAASLGCRFATSFRAVVDQGKVSAGQWVAVHGCGGVGLSAVMIAHAIGANVIAIDISQDKLDLARVLGAVATLNAQCVANVTEAVLEITQGGAHVSLDALGHPTTCFNSISNLRRRGKHVQVGLMLADHATPAIPMSKVIAHELEIYGSHGMQAHRYGAMIEMITSGKLAPEKLVGKTISLEQSIDALTNMDRFETAGVTVITEF